The sequence below is a genomic window from Leisingera sp. M658.
CCGGAGCGTTCGATCTTGCCGTCGCGCAACAGCTGGCCGAAAGAACGCAGCCCGTCTTCGCGGTTGAAGTCGCTGCTGCCGGCGCTGCGCACCTTGTTCATCAGCTGCGGGCGCGAGAAGTGGTCGCGGCCTTCGACAAAGCTCATGTAGGCGGCGGCCGCTTCCAGCAGCTCATGCAGCTCGGCGGCGCCGCGTTCGGCGGCGTAGGAGGCAAAACCGCTGTTGCCTTCGGTCTCGTCGCCCAGAACCGCAGCCGAGACCCGGCGCGGGCGCACCGGCTGCTGCGGAGTGCTGCCTTCGTCAATGCGCTGTTCAGCCACCAGTTTCAGCGGGGCCGGGCGGGAGGCCGGGCCGGCCGGACGTTCCGAGGCGTTCGGGCGGGACTCCGGGCGGCGCGGGCGGACCACGCTGGCCAGGTCTTCGCGGTAAGGCTTGGCGCCATCGCTGCCTGTGGTGCCGGCGGCAGAGCCTTCGGCCTTGGTGGCGGCGACAGCGCCGCGCAACTGGCTGTAAGCCTCGCGGGAAGAGGCGGTGTCAGGGTCTTCGAGTTTTTCGTCGGCGGCGGCCATCAGCCGGGAGACATCGCTGTCCGCCAGGCTGGCTGCTGCGGACTGGTCCGTGGGCTGGGCTGGGGACTGGACGGGGGAATCCCCGGCGTCCTGATCTTCGGAAGCGGCCAGGATCTCGGCCTCCACCACAGCCAGTTCGCGCATCAGGTCGGCTTCGTCTTCCTGCGACAGCGGCGGCTGCCCGGGTGCGGGGTCTTCGCTGGCTTTGGCTTCTTCCAGCCGGCCGGACGCGACCGCCTTGTCAAAGTCGGCGCGCTTCACCTTGGTGATGCGTACCCGCGCCGGGCGGGCGGGGGCAGGTTTGGCAGCGGCGGCTTCGTCTTCGGCGTTGCCGGCCAGGAGGTTTTCGGCGCCGCGGCTGTCTGTGGTTTCGCTGGCGTCCGCTGCAGCCGGCGCATTGTCTTTATCCTGCAGGCCGGCAAACAGGCTGTCGCTGTCTTGTGCCGGGTCATCGCTTGCAGAGGCGGCCCCGGTGTCCAGGTCCAGGCGGTCCAGTGCCTTGGCGATTGCATCGTTGTCTTCATCATCGAAGCCCTGTGCGCCGTCGACGTCATCCTCCAGCAGCGCGTTTGAGATGTCCTCGGCGGCGCTTTCCAGCACGTCGTCGGCATGTTCGTCTTCGGTGAAGTCTTCGTCCGGGGTCTGTGCCACCACGGCACGGATGCGCTGCAGTTTGGCGGCGATGCTGTCTGCGGCCGGCACGGTGTCTTCGCCGGTGTCCTTTCCGGCGCGCGGAGCGGCTTCGGCCTTTGCTTCCCTGGGGGCGTTAACCTCAGCGGCAGCGGCTTCATTGACTTCGAGCAGTTCGACTTCGGGGGCACTGTCTTCGACGGCCTGCACATCTTCGCTTGCGGTTCCCAGCACAGCGGCGATGGTTTCTTCGGCTTCGGCTTCGGCTTCGGCTTCGGCTTCGGCTTCGGCTTCGGCTTCGGCTTCGGCTTCGGCTTCGGCTTCGGCTTCGGCTTCGGCTTCCTCAATCTCTGCTGCTTCGGATTGGGCTTCCTCTGCAACGGCCTCGGCGGCAGAATCGGAGGCTTCGGCAGCAATCGTGTCTGCTGCTGTGCTTTCTTCTGCGGCGGCCTCGGTCACGGCAGTTTCTGCAGGTTCCTCTGCCGGGGCGGGTTGTTCTGCAACCGGT
It includes:
- a CDS encoding chemotaxis protein CheA, giving the protein MTKTSELMVHNNKVLTVSYGTFSCTLEGFEDSFGTMKAIAEYFRDLASDDRYFGAEPPQPDADMLARIAQREIARQVEARTSDGGIHLRAATPALGTAAVEPPAPAQAAPAQAVPSKAAPAQTVPAPAPAAEPVAEQPAPAEEPAETAVTEAAAEESTAADTIAAEASDSAAEAVAEEAQSEAAEIEEAEAEAEAEAEAEAEAEAEAEAEAEAEAEAEETIAAVLGTASEDVQAVEDSAPEVELLEVNEAAAAEVNAPREAKAEAAPRAGKDTGEDTVPAADSIAAKLQRIRAVVAQTPDEDFTEDEHADDVLESAAEDISNALLEDDVDGAQGFDDEDNDAIAKALDRLDLDTGAASASDDPAQDSDSLFAGLQDKDNAPAAADASETTDSRGAENLLAGNAEDEAAAAKPAPARPARVRITKVKRADFDKAVASGRLEEAKASEDPAPGQPPLSQEDEADLMRELAVVEAEILAASEDQDAGDSPVQSPAQPTDQSAAASLADSDVSRLMAAADEKLEDPDTASSREAYSQLRGAVAATKAEGSAAGTTGSDGAKPYREDLASVVRPRRPESRPNASERPAGPASRPAPLKLVAEQRIDEGSTPQQPVRPRRVSAAVLGDETEGNSGFASYAAERGAAELHELLEAAAAYMSFVEGRDHFSRPQLMNKVRSAGSSDFNREDGLRSFGQLLRDGKIERSGNGQFTASGDIGFKPGKRAAG